The Peromyscus leucopus breed LL Stock chromosome 4, UCI_PerLeu_2.1, whole genome shotgun sequence genome segment GCTGCCAGTTCGCCCTACTTCTGTGACCAAGTCCTCCTGAAAAACAGCAGGAGGATTGTCCTGCCTGATGTGATGAACCCGAGAGTGTTTGAGAACATTCtcctctccagctacacaggacGCCTTGTGATGCCTGCTCCAGAGATCGTCAGTTACTTGACAGCAGCCAGCTTCCTCCAGATGTGGCATGTGGTAGACAAGTGCACTGAGGTTCTGGAGGGGAACCCCACTGTCCTGTGTCAGAAGCTAAATCACAGCAGCGACCACCAGTCTCCCAGTAGCAGTAACTACAATGGCCTGGTAGAGAGCTTTGAGCTGGGCTCCGGGGGCCATGCTGACTTCCCCAAAGCACAGGAACTGAGGGATGGTGAGAATGAAGAGGAGAGCACCAAAGATGAGCTGTCGTCTCAGCTCACCGAGCAAGAGTACTTGCCCAGCAACTCCTCCACAGAGCACGACCGACTGAGCACCGAGATGGCCAGccaggatggggaggaaggagccaGTGACAGCGCCGAGTTCCACTACACCCGGCCTCTGTACAGCAAGCCCAGCATAATGGCTCACAAACGCTGGATCCACGTGAAGCCTGAACGCCTGGAACAGGCCTGCGAGGGCATGGATGTGCACGCAGCCTATGACGAACACCAGGTCACTGAGTCCGTCAACACCATGCAGACGGAGCATTTGGTCCAGCCTTCGGGAGTGGAGGAGGACTTCCAGATTGTGGAGAAGAAAGTGGAGGCAGAGTTTGATGAGCAAGCAGAGGAGAGCAACTATGACGAACAGGTAGACTTTTATGGCTCCTCCATGGAAGAGTTTTCTGGAGAAAGGTTGGATGGGA includes the following:
- the Zbtb43 gene encoding zinc finger and BTB domain-containing protein 43 isoform X1, which encodes MRTNVYSSQIGHQGQSKVRYHQSTTWRTTLNKIGDEMEPGTNSFRVEFPDFSSTILQKLNQQRQQGQLCDVSIVVQGHIFRAHKAVLAASSPYFCDQVLLKNSRRIVLPDVMNPRVFENILLSSYTGRLVMPAPEIVSYLTAASFLQMWHVVDKCTEVLEGNPTVLCQKLNHSSDHQSPSSSNYNGLVESFELGSGGHADFPKAQELRDGENEEESTKDELSSQLTEQEYLPSNSSTEHDRLSTEMASQDGEEGASDSAEFHYTRPLYSKPSIMAHKRWIHVKPERLEQACEGMDVHAAYDEHQVTESVNTMQTEHLVQPSGVEEDFQIVEKKVEAEFDEQAEESNYDEQVDFYGSSMEEFSGERLDGNLIGHRQEAALAAGYSENIEMVTGIKEEASHLGFSATDKLYPCQCGKSFTHKSQRDRHMSMHLGLRPYGCGVCGKKFKMKHHLVGHMKIHTGIKPYECNICAKRFMWRDSFHRHVTSCTKSYEAAKAEQNTTEAN
- the Zbtb43 gene encoding zinc finger and BTB domain-containing protein 43 isoform X2 — translated: MEPGTNSFRVEFPDFSSTILQKLNQQRQQGQLCDVSIVVQGHIFRAHKAVLAASSPYFCDQVLLKNSRRIVLPDVMNPRVFENILLSSYTGRLVMPAPEIVSYLTAASFLQMWHVVDKCTEVLEGNPTVLCQKLNHSSDHQSPSSSNYNGLVESFELGSGGHADFPKAQELRDGENEEESTKDELSSQLTEQEYLPSNSSTEHDRLSTEMASQDGEEGASDSAEFHYTRPLYSKPSIMAHKRWIHVKPERLEQACEGMDVHAAYDEHQVTESVNTMQTEHLVQPSGVEEDFQIVEKKVEAEFDEQAEESNYDEQVDFYGSSMEEFSGERLDGNLIGHRQEAALAAGYSENIEMVTGIKEEASHLGFSATDKLYPCQCGKSFTHKSQRDRHMSMHLGLRPYGCGVCGKKFKMKHHLVGHMKIHTGIKPYECNICAKRFMWRDSFHRHVTSCTKSYEAAKAEQNTTEAN